CACGTGATTCTCCTCTCACCTAGATCTTGTCTACGGTCATGTCACTGGCTTGGGAGTGACGGCAGGGGCTCATCGATTATGGGCACATAGAAGTTACTCGGCCAAGCTCCCCTTGCAAATCTTTCTGGGTTGTTTATTTTGCATGGCCGGCCAGGTGAATTCGCGCGTACAATTTAAGcgacgaatcgaagaacgaTGCAGGTTCATAAATCGTGTTTTGTAGGTACAGTGGAACCTCGATTAACCGAGGTCTCGATTAAGCGGGTCTCGGTCATCCGGTGTGTGGATCGTACGCGATACGATTAGATTTCTAAATAAATTGAACTgtgtgaaacgatgaaaaaattgtttttaaatatgtaCATTAGTGTATCGTCTCGCTGCGCGTAAGCGACGATTACTGTTCGGTTTGTTTTCGCGGTGAGTACGAAGGACAGGGAACGAGGATGCGATAGCAACGTGTCACGAATTTCGCTCGATATTTGGTGATGCAACGTGACGATAAAACTGTAAGCGAGTATAGTGCCAAAAAGGTACGAATGAATCGTAAAAGGAAAATTGTGGTTATTTTGCTGGAAAAACCAAGAATCGTTAATATCAATTTCTCTTGATTCCGGCGTGGGTGAATCGGGCTGTTGgcgattgaaaatataaaaaaattgaacagaTATAGAAACACGTTCTATCGAATCGGAGAATAAACGAGACGGAGCACTTATTGGCGGAAAATTACAGAAATACGAagaaacgtatagtatgtacgtACTATAAAAATTGCTTGCAAAATTAAACATCTATTGCGCACGTAAGatacattttccatttttttctgtCCAGATGTCGATTATTCGATAAATCGAGGTTCCACTGTATTTAAAAGGAAacagtttttcgcacttgttGCACTCGAAACGTACAATTCTATTTTACGTACAGTTTCGAGATTATAGGAAAGCGACCAAATTTGGACTCGTATCgtttttcgattcgtcgattcgatttttctcAGCCCCGTTACTTTGCTAACTCGAGCGATGTTTTTCCCTCGATTAGACGCGTCCCTATAATTGGATACGAGACCATAGAACGCACCACAAGTTCACGGAAACAGCCGCGGATCCGCACGACGCGAATCGTGGATTTTTCTTCTCCCATATGGGTTGGTTGATGGTCAAACGACACCCAGCGGTGAAGGAATACGGTAGCAAGGTCGATATGAGCGACATCGCTACGGATCCTGTAATGCAATTCTTCAACAAGTAAGTAATATGTCTAGCTCGTAAGATACGCGATGTTTCTTTTCGAAGTAACGGTAGAAATTCGAATAAGTAGCTCGCGACTTTCGAACACGTTCCTAAAAGTTAGGTTAAGAGGGAACTTTAAAAGCTCACGATCACGTGTCAACGCATGCGCAGCGATAGACCGTCATCGACACTTTTCGCGAATGTGACCAACGACCGCGTATCTTTGTTCGGCGCTAAAAGGAGtgcaaccctttgcactcgaagcttttctgccaTCAGAAACCACCACCTCGATGAGATCCCTCAAATCGTGTAATTACATTTAAAACGgagcattttcgtttcaatatttcgtatacatatgtttacgtCTTACAAGAAACGagtgattgaattttaatttcaattccaaaccacgatggtttcccGAATTGGAGATAGTACACCGAATCAAGTGACGAACAAGGAttgcctctcgagtggaaagggttgaaCTATAATCTCGCGACGTAAAGGTAAAAGTCGTGTCTAACGCGGTTCACAGTGGGGGAGCGGCCTTGGGCCCGCTTAGTTCAATTTGATCCGACTATAGGTCGCGGAATGGTGGTTCTCGGATCTCCGATGAAACTAATTACGAAGCTGCTAACGAAACACGGATATACTGTTCGAAGAGGCTCGAACTCGGTAGCTTACGCGTTCGATGTGAACTTCGTCTCGCGTTTATAGATATTCAGGCTTATCGCTAGGTGTACTCGGAAATAAATCATTCGATATTCACGGTTCTCGATGTCACTTTCCAGGTATTTCGAGATCGTTATGTTCACGCTCAGTTTCGCTCTGCCCATAATGGTGCCGGTATTTTTGTGGGGCGAATCGTGGCACATAAGCACATTCGCCGCGATGATTCGCTACGTCTGGTCGCTGCACGCCACATTTATCGTGAACAGTTTCGCCCACATGTGGGGGAACCGACCGTACAACAGGCAAGTCTCCAAAGTTAATTAAAACTTCCCGACGCTGGCTCGTTTTTCAAACAACGATTTAACAccgttttctaccatttctaccTCGCAGGAGGGTCAAGCCTACGGAAAACGcgaccgtgtctttcttcacgCTCGGCGAAGGTTGGCACAATTACCATCATTCGTTCCCGTGGGATTACAAGGCTGCGGAATTGGGAGGGTACGGGCTGAACGTCACCACCGGTTTCATAGAATTAATGGCGCGTTTAGGTTTGGCCTACAATTTGAAAACACCGAGCAAAGAGttgatcgaacgaacgagtctGAAAAAGGGGGACGGCACTGACAGCGTTTGGGGTCAACGGAGACACTGAAACATTGCCAATCGGTGAAACGTACACCTACCGATGATAGTTgacaaaaggaaaaaaaaaaaaaaaaatttcaaacgaaatatcACTCCCGACCTGCacgtttcgtttccttttttttttcaacgggtTTTTATATTCAACGATGGATTTATACACCTTCGAGGCGTTTGTGGAATCACTTTTGTTGTTTTCGTTTCTAGGTTCATTCGACGCGgtattttaattctattttcaTTACAACGAACGGACACAGCTCGGGCGtatacgcgtacgcgtacgtgcGAGCATGTTGGACAATTGTCTGCAAAGAATATGCTCTTTCGACGTGTTCCCTATTTACAGAGGGATTTAAAACAACACGATATACATACAGCGCTTACAAAAATAGACAAAGAAAAACGTCCGGTAAACATCGATCCGTGAATCAACTCTCTCGGAGGTTTCGTCCCCTTTGTGCGCGAATACTAGAACCTAAGCCATTGGTGTACACCGTACTAACAAAAGTTGTTTAACGCCACGCTCTGTGAAACCGATAGATAAGTAGTCGAGTTTTATATTCAGCCGAATCGCGATGTTTTCCTTGGTCGATCGTACACGTAACAATGAACTTCTCCGAGTTACGGGGAGTTCCCCTAATGGTGGGCGCTCGGGGTAtcctttcgaaataaatatgaaaaaatgatAAGTGTACTTTGTTTCGTTGTGTTCACTAGAATTTTACAACATCggaaataaacgaacgaaataatcgacgttattacaatatttaactTGAACGAACACTGTCTTTTAGTATGTTTTATTCACGGAACACAAAATGACGCCTAGTAAAGAACTATATGAACAATAAAGTAATACAACGCCTCACAATCTCAAAATAGTTTGCAACGGTTACAAATATAATTGTCCGACACAATCTTTGCGAAGCCATCCTTCATGATCGAGACACCGAATCCAATCTTCATTCGTGCTTTCTAGACCACGCAGATGATTACATCGTTCACGTTTCTTGATGTCCCGTTTTTCttatctttcgttgttttttttttatttattctttacaTCCGAACGTAGTTGTGTACAAACGAGCAACTTTGATAAAAGCATCGCGTACAAGACTTTCGATAGCGTACTATATtgtgcgtgtttctacgtttGCTCTAATTTGGATCTCATCTTTGAAAGAATTCGTGAATGTCTTGTCTAGTGGTTGCAGTTGTGGGTTGTGCACGATGGCGGACCGATTGAACGAATGTTATCATTTCTGCGAAAAGTTATGATATCTAATGTTTTATGGCTACCGTGAACACCTAGAGGGAGAGCCCAGGAGATTCCTTCGACGAACGGAGGAGAAACTTTTTCAAATGCTGCAACCACTGGAAGCAAAAGTTActattcgttcgatttttcggtCGAGCGACATATCCACTGTTTGTAGGAGCATTTATCGACGATAGTTCGTTCATTCGTTCGCCTTGGAACAAATAAAGAATGGCGTTAATAAGTGTCCATTAGTTcggatgtaaaataaaatggtaATATTTTTTTGTCCCTCTCGACCGAGGTAAGCTTTCCTACGTGACGTGTTGATTTCGTAGACAAGATTTTTTTCATGTTTATGAACGCAACTGATCTCAATTTTATCACAATCGTAGACATTAGAAGAAGAGAAACGGTGTGTCTCCGTAAGTTTTTCAAGATCAGTGAACGAAAGGTTACACTTACGGTATATTAAAACCTACAACTTGTAGATATAGGCTTCCTTAAACATATGTCAGGGTGTCTAGCTGAAAAATTATGGTAAAAATGTTTCCTAGCTGTTCCTTTCTCCGGGTTAAAtcgattggaaaattttaatcgagttGCCAAGTCGTGAACCAATTTCAAAAGTTATTTTTTGTTAGCGCTAAACAACACTCGACTAGTCTTTCACtcgatacaattatttatttttatattccgaAGTAAAAGTTGTGGTTAACTGCCTAATTTAAGCTGTAATGTGATTTCTTATTCctcttttatcaattttattatatCGTATGTGCTTCTTGGGTCTTTGAGACGCGTCTCTTTActttatttgtttataattttgatgattgcagTTTTCGAACTGTCTGAAACCATGAAGATTCTTTTCTATTATTCGTGTCTTCCTTTTTGTTATCCATCGTTGCTTGTAAACGCTAAAACCgaatgataaatattaaaacaaacACGGACACatagttgaaatattttctgtcCAACAATAGGGATGTTTTATTCTAAATTGGGGTACAGCaagccttaaaaaaaaaaacaaacatatatgTGGGAACTAGTCCATTATCTAcgagaaatatataatacttagaaGAATACTTACCAAGGTGTATAATAACGCAATTCACGCACTTTTAACCACTGTAATTTGTTACGTATAATATTTGTAACTTTGCAGTAATACAACGTCTTTCCCATCCAGTGGAACAAGTAACCAAATAACTTGCCTGTGTACACTCGACTGAAACGTCATCGTCatcggatattatatttcagagATATTGCAATATCCGGTATTAGGTGCAGTACGTTGCTAGGGGAACCCCCTACCGAGTTTTGAAAAATGCTTTTACATAGGATGTACAATCTGTTCAAAAATCTTTTCACACCAAAATACCGTTGATATTGTCTAACGATATCtcctttaaacattttatttaaacttttaTCCAACACTACGTTCCACCTTAATATCTCTTTTtgtaacgaaacgagaaaagctGTATTAACAAAAACATATGGTTTTAAGCGGCCATAACGTGACAGTATTATATAGGCAGGAATGTATCTCGGTTAAGGTGTTGAAATAAAATGACGATTTTTATCACGCTTGCGTCAATGATTATGTTACTATCCCTATACTGTAAAATTTACCGTGTAAAACACTATATAGAATTTCAATTTCGCTAATTACCGAGTGATTGCTCACAGATATTCGTGGTTCACCGAGTGGCGTTCCGATAGTATATTAGACATCGTAACTACATAGATCGCATCCTAGATCGTAATGAAGAGCATCACTCTGAATATTACAATGCTGGTGAAGCGTCGGTAATCTTAATTTTTGGCTCGTAAAAGTAAGTGGGATCCTTACAGTGTGACGTATCGCATGCAGGATTTTAATAACAGTTGagtattacattttattttattatattttatcgcGCAGAATACCACAACCgtaggtttctttttctttaaagatACTGTGTCGCGTAAGAGGATTATCGAAAGACTTCGAAAGACATTCAGTTGATCGATAAACCGGGCAGATCATTTTTTCATGTACGTATATGTTAATAAAGTAGGcagttaatttttattcgtacgtAAACCACTTTAATAtaaatgattttaatatttctggaTTCTATCGATGTCAGCTGTTTGGAGCAGCTACAAAGACAATGAGATAATATAAAATTACGTGTTAttaatacatgtatatattattattattattattattattatcattattaaatatctgaaataatgaaaaagtaataaaaagttTATCACATAAATATGTTGCGCTTTGTTAAACTTTCCTTGTTAgactttatttttaattatgattATACTTTTCAGCAAACAAACCAGGGAAATTACATACACAAGTTACGAGTCTTTTTGTcaaagaaactaattttgcaAAATAACAGAAATCTTTCGAAATGCATCCGCAATTTCCCCGATTTATCTTCTCTATCGTAGCTAAGACACTATACGGTAACGTTTCGATGTACGATCGCCATATTTGATTCATTGTATAATCATCGTTATTGCCATCAATCGAGAGTATCCCCATCCACTAGGGGATTCTCCATTGCAATCAGCGAAGCGTGAAATACGACACAAGCCTGACGTCTAAAGACCACATACACTTAATAAAGAGtaaaatttcaacatttttgttttatttttacgaaaatatttgtaatatattgataaaatttttccaataaaaataaaaccaaaCACGATGCGATtcggataatttttaattattttaacatcGATAACTCTTATTTCTTTTGACAATCGTTTTGCCGGAAACGAAGCGCACCGTTGTTTTTAACAATTCATTGCGCGTACGGAAAGTGAATTTTGCCGCGGAATGATTTAAAAGTTAGGATGCTGTACAGTGAATCGTCGAATTTGTTTTTTTCAACAGTTACAATGCTACAGAATCGAAAATGTACAGTGTCGTTTAATAAAGTCAAGGTGACCTAAATTTTGTCTCGAACGAAAAGTTGTTCGGAAATTTTTATTGTCGCGATTTATCACCACTGAGGaaccaaataaattttgttcgaaatatttttttatcggatTAAAGTAAATGCCGGAAAAATCGTATCGACCGTTGCAACGAAAACACCGTATtcgagaagccatcgaaaaaaaaaaaatgaaaaattcgatgTATTTCGTTCGAGTAACGGCAACGAGGAAATAATGGTTTTACAACGAAAGCTGAAACAACGATGTgaaatttcataatatttaacaGAGAACAAATTacgttcgtaaattaatttctcattTTCCGTTCCAATTTCAAAGATACGTACATGgtcaaatagaaatatttccacTGTCGGTAGTTCCAGCGTTAATAAATTGCAAATAGATTATTTTCTTCTCGCGCATCGATTCTACGCGCACATCGGGCGTACCTGGTTCTTTATTCTTGCAAGACAGACAGAGACACGAATTTTGCAAATGGATTAATCGTGCGATTGTGCATCGCGGTCGacggtttcgtcgttcgatgtttAATCCGTTACCGATTATCGGTTGCTCGGCGGGAAAACGAAACCACCCTAAATAATTTAGATTCGTTTCCGCGATTAGCACTCCGACCGATTCCGTATGAATTCTCATCGCGGAAGCGTTACCGCTCCCCTTGATAATTATCGTTGAACGTGTTTTTCGTACGCGCTAGCACTTTCGCTGTTGCTTCGGGGAAGTAGGTAGGTATCGCGGGCGCATTATTCATCGAAAcggtgaaaattaattatcgttgTAACAACGACATTCGAAGTTTCAACGACTTAGTAATTGCACGCCGGCCAATCGGTATGCAGAGAAAACacatgtaatccggcgtgtttgcggttgtttaatattttgcggatttgtattAGCCGCGCGATAGATATTGTACATACATTACACGCTTTATAAATACCGTGCTATGCCCACATATCCCATTCCCCTCCTCATTGTGCCGGTTCCGCAATATGTATTGTATACCTGGGCGTTCTAGATTGTACGTAGCCCCGCTCTCGTTTATTTTTAGGCAGCgggtaaagaaaaaagagattCGTTACATCGCGGACTGTCGTAAAGTAAAAATACATCGCGTATTTCCATAAGTATGATACGAAGGCAGCGAAGTTATAGCACAGTTCGGTATTTATAACCCGACGGAACATAGTTTCACCGGTTGTgcacgtcgttgtcgtcgttgcagGTTATTGGCCAACGTATTTTTATCTTCGATGGATATTTCCAGTCGGTATGCGGACGATAATAACAGCGTAGagatcatttttcccctatctgGATTTACAATCGCTTCAAAGGGAAAAACGCGGCGTAAACAGAGAATAGTGGGACACAAATGTTCGAAAAGGGAATGGTTACAGATAAAGGAAGTTggtcgtgaaaaattttaatattcggcATATCGATTCCTACGTACGTATACACGTACGTATCATACGTACGTGCATACACAAATGACGAATAGTATCGATACACATCGTAAATTAAATGGATTCCAGGTTAAGGGGTTACTTTTGGTTCGTCGATCACGCGAGTGATAAATCAATCGACTGTGCAAGGATGTTATTTCAATTCTCTTTcggtctgtttttttttttttttttaaaacgttTGTTATCGCGATCCGGAGTAAGGGAATCCAACGAGAACCATATcgcgttttttttatttctgcagAATGTAGATTTAAAGTATAGTAAATACGAGTAACGAGCAAGCGACGCAATGAGTCGCAAATAATACGACGTTAGGCTGTACGTGTTCGCGTTCGTTTGTTTACACGTCGAGTAGACGAAAAACAGGGTTGCTCGTCACACGTGTGTGACGTCGGACTCTCAATGGCCAATCTAGACGTCACGTGTGTCTCTGGATAGCGAACGCGTTACATTGAACGCATCGTTcacttttcgttttcgttttttgATACGTAGCGATTCAATTCTGGAAAAAGTGAATGCGCGGCGATTAATTCTTGGAAAAGTGGATACGCGGCGATTAATTCTTGAGAAAGTGGATACGTAGCGATTAATTCTTGAAAAAATGGCGTCTCTTAATCCGACTTACATACACATATAGTACGTACGTATCCGGACACCGTTCAGTGTCCTTTTCATTTAAGTCGGTTTATCGCACATTTATCAATCTTGAGCCTTGATACCGGGGATTCGCCGTCGTCTATTATTTAGAACAATTCGAACGGATTTATCCCACCgtttatcgtttctttactcgttGGAATTGACCGATTACTCTAACCCCGGACTCGATTCAAAACTCGCTTTCAACGACTCTTCCAGGATTCGTTCGAAGTCTCGccgaacgaagaagaaggaagCGTTAAACAACAcgaatcgttattttcgttGCAAATTGTGACGAGATCGTTCGCGTCTAAATGATTTTAAAATACATTCTCGGTGCCAGATTCGTCGATTTCCGTTATTCTCGATCGAACACTGCGCGTTGCTTTGAACGCTGGTTCCGCGGAAAAGCAGCCGCGATAGTTTTTCCAACAATTTCGATACGTGTATCGATTGACGGATACGAGGGAAATCAGTGTCTGTTGCGTTCTCATACTACTGGCGTACACTCGCTTGCTTCCTCGACATCGTCGAGTATTTTCCCCCATGAATTCGTTATGACCATCGCAATAGAACGGATCGATAAGACACATTCTGTCTGTGGCCGGTGTTGATGTGTCTTTTACCGTCGCCCCGCGGCTGTGAAATAAATTTCACCGGCGTGCATGCGAAAGGGTCATTCTCCGATCTGATACGACTCGGGAAATCAgattttccgcgtttcttttcaTCCCCTTTGATCGCGCGGCGCGATAACTCGCGCGACGACGCTTCGCCTTCTGCGTTTTCGAGGGCAATCGAATTTCCAGCAGCCACTGGACATCGGGAACAGTTCGTACGGTTACTGGAACGGATACCGGTTGTATCGCGTCGCAGAATGTGTACACGCGTTTCGAGTACACCCCTTAACACCTTTGCACTCGAAACGGCGACCCTCGTTCGTCGCTACGAGTGCGTCGATGTCACTGTCGTTGACAAGTGTCGTCCAATTGGAATTGTTCGAGTAAATTAGAAGGGAACAGTAGAagtagaaatttcgaaaaacaTTGCCTGTTTAGCGTatcggaaaaataataatataatattataactcGACTTAGACGGGAAGATAAATGGATCTGTATGTTTGTCGAGTGTCGAGGAATCGGTACAATGCTGGTATGACGTCTACGAAGAGAACCGCACGTGATAGTGTCGAAATTGTTACTGAGAAACCTAATACTGTGCTAAATTTATGATCGGTGTCGATCATTGTACAGCAATATACTGTTTtatgtgaaaatctttcaaatggTGATGCGAGTTATTTCTCCCAGGGTTAGAAGTGTAATAGTCTCTATAAAAGATAAACGTATTTTACAAAAGAACAAGTTAGTAAAGAGGTGTTGATCATTGTACAGTAATATACTGTTTTATGtaaaaatcttttaaatcgaGATGCGAGTTATTTCTTCAAGAGTTAGAAGAATCTCTATAAAAGAtagatatattttacaaaagtgCAATGTAGTAAAGAGCAAAGAGAGGAGAATTTTCTTCCCCGTTCGAAATGTCGCAAGTTCGATCGACCAACTACGAGGTGATTTTCGACACTTTTGTGCCACTGCTAGTACCAACGACAACGATATTCGCTCGCGCGAATGGAAAGCTTCGTGTAATCCTTACAGGGTCGAAGGAGGATTGCAGAGTTTATTCcgacagaactaaacaagggACCGGCAATGCACATTGATCGATGTTTCGTAAAATATCGCGTAAAGGGAAATTATAGGGGATGAAAGTTAACGATTGTTGAATTTGATACAAGTAAAGACACGTTATTTTTTAAAGCAAAAACCATAACCGTTACTATACGtgtacaatttattaattgtcAGTAGTGAGTCTCTAATTACCAACAATAAAAGAACTTCCGAGTGCGATGGGTTAAAGTATCGTAAAATCAGCTTTGCGTCACATGCATTGTGGATTCTATAGTCCTTGTCCCGATCGACGGTCATAAATTAGGAGACGTCGTTCGACCACTCCGAAACCTTGTCTGTTTTCCTTTCAATATTTTACGTCCTTTTCCTTGATCCTTTCGCCCGCATTTTCCTTTTCTCGACCTTTCTTTATACTCGCCCTGTATTGCTTCCACGACTCCTTCCCTCGgtttctatattttccttaaCATCCAATTCCGTGCCGGCCATTCCCAATTTCGTTGCAAAAAGTTGCAGTGACTCTACTTAGGCTGTAACGTGATTTCCtctcaaaaaatttgtttttttttcgaacaaagTGCTCCTTGGAATTCCATATACCCAAAACGCTCCTCTCAGAccgattcttttttctcccTCATAATTTTGCCGAGTGCAATTTTCAAACTCCCCGGATCACGCGAACGTTGTATTTTCTACccagtttttatattttcttaaacatTCAATTCCGTGTCGCATTTGACATTACGGAAGTACTTACAATAAGTAGGTAGAGCGTCGAAAGtatttcgaagattcgaattATGCTCGTTAGGGATCGACTACGTGTTTTAATTAACAGAAACAAGAAATAAAGAAGAATTATTACGATCCCCTTACG
The Ptiloglossa arizonensis isolate GNS036 chromosome 3, iyPtiAriz1_principal, whole genome shotgun sequence genome window above contains:
- the LOC143144573 gene encoding acyl-CoA Delta-9 desaturase, whose translation is MYSSTVTEYEEKKTDSRNVEENPEVDVEPLPVSMGQTPVKRQIIWLNVFGLGIIHFLAIYSLARYYQDAKFWTWIWNLVYGHVTGLGVTAGAHRLWAHRSYSAKLPLQIFLGCLFCMAGQTRPYNWIRDHRTHHKFTETAADPHDANRGFFFSHMGWLMVKRHPAVKEYGSKVDMSDIATDPVMQFFNKYFEIVMFTLSFALPIMVPVFLWGESWHISTFAAMIRYVWSLHATFIVNSFAHMWGNRPYNRRVKPTENATVSFFTLGEGWHNYHHSFPWDYKAAELGGYGLNVTTGFIELMARLGLAYNLKTPSKELIERTSLKKGDGTDSVWGQRRH